A single genomic interval of Drosophila virilis strain 15010-1051.87 chromosome 2, Dvir_AGI_RSII-ME, whole genome shotgun sequence harbors:
- the LOC6632232 gene encoding protein RUFY3 isoform X5, with translation MSTDDLLVRHDKSDDSASTSPATPTSTATPAPNSSLNRLRDTFRRTENISSHIFNQISTQFSNAAAAAAASEVIDGTTTYPETPQTVATVSNAPVGSSAQPKRKKPARDTAEIERSNLVNICKLVVKELLEQSLRYGRMLDSDHLPLQHFFIVIEHVLGHGLRPKKGLLGPRKELWDLLQSVETYCPEAQDITASVRDLPTVRTHIGRARAWLRIALMQKKLSDYLQALIEHREDSLHDYYEPHALMMSDEIVVIMGILVGLNVIDCNLCVKEEDLDSQQGVIDFSLYLRSSSRSAESNEESGAPPAQLDAAGQGNMIAVLDQKNYIEELNRHLNATVGNLQAKVESLTTTNALMKEDLAIARNSLLALQAENQAMRQSASQQAAQSHSDNSSTGSGSDKDKEKDKDKVDGLSTELAEERKRSAELDKELKLQISLKAESDMAMKLLEKDIHEKQDTIVSLRRQLDDIKQINLEMYRKLQECEDELTQKGEMVSRLQTKASQIGNILQSLEKKYESKLVEQQQVSAGCGGDRSPNTRRQQNLQKFEALTKKHKQDTGPPMKRLHLKMEGIPPFNPNNYRKSPAATQIQLQPDEPTTVKTPTSAKSLNDELAEAAAAVTQHFKGGGDGSRSDYALSREQEATGDGDV, from the exons ATGAGTACGGACGATTTGTTGGTGCGCCATGATAAAAGCGACGACTCTGCGTCAACGTCGCCAGCAACGCCAACGTCAACGGCAACGCCTGCGCCCAATTCGTCATTGAATCGCCTGCGCGACACATTCCGTCGCACCGAAAACATCTCGTCTCATATTTTCAATCAGATTTCAACGCAATTCTCaaatgccgctgccgccgcggCCGCCTCCGAGGTTATCGATGGCACCACCACATACCCAGAGACGCCACAGACGGTGGCAACCGTTTCCAATGCGCCAGTGGGATCTTCCGCACAACCCAAACGCAAAAAGCCCG CACGTGACACGGCCGAGATAGAGCGCAGCAATTTGGTCAACATTTGCAAGCTGGTTGTCAAGGAGCTGCTGGAGCAATCGTTGCGCTATGGCCGTATGCTCGACTCGGATCATTTGCCGCTACAGCATTTCTTTATAGTTATTGAGCATGTTCTGGGGCATGGACTGCGACCCAAGAAGGGTCTGCTGGGGCCGCGCAAGGAGCTCTGGGACTTGCTGCAGAGTGTCGAAACCTATTGCCCCGAGGCGCAGGATATCACGGCCAGTGTAAGAGATCTACCCACGGTCCGGACACACATAGGACGCGCACGCGCCTGGCTACGCATTGCTCTCATGCAAAAGAAGCTATCCGATTACCTGCAGGCATTGATCGAGCATCGCGAGGATTCATTGCACGACTACTACGAACCGCATGCTCTGATGATGAGTGATGAG ATTGTTGTCATTATGGGCATTTTGGTGGGCCTAAATGTCATAGATTGCAATCTGTGTGTCAAGGAGGAGGATCTGGACTCGCAGCAGGGCGTCATCGACTTTTCGCTCTATCTACGCTCCAGCTCTCGCAGTGCTGAATCCAACGAGGAGTCCGGTGCGCCACCTGCCCAACTGGATGCCGCTGGGCAGGGCAACATGATTGCCGTGTTGGATCAAAAGAACTATATCGAAGAGCTCAATCGGCATTTGAA CGCCACTGTGGGCAATCTTCAGGCCAAGGTCGAGTCGCTGACCACCACCAATGCCTTGATGAAGGAGGATCTGGCCATAGCGCGCAACAGTTTGCTCGCCCTGCAGGCCGAGAACCAGGCCATGCGCCAGTCCGCCAGCCAACAGGCAGCACAAAGTCATTCGGACAACAGCTCCACGGGCAGTGGCAGTGACAAAGACAAGGAGAAGGACAAGGACAAGGTAGATGGCTTGAGCACGGAGCTGGCGGAGGAACGTAAACGCAGCGCCGAGCTGGATAAGGAACTCAAGCTGCAGATCTCCCTCAAAGCCGAATCCGATATGGCCATGAAACTGCTGGAGAAGGATATACATGAGAAACAGGACACGATTGTCTCGCTTCGCCGTCAACTGGATGACATCAAGCAAATCAACCTGGAGATGTATCGCAAACTGCAG GAATGTGAAGATGAACTTACACAGAAGGGCGAGATGGTCTCTCGTTTGCAAACGAAAGCCTCACAAATTGGTAACATTTTACAATCGCTAGAAAAGAAATACGAATCCAAGCTcgtcgagcagcagcaggtgagCGCCGGCTGCGGCGGGGATCGTTCGCCCAACACGCGACGCCAGCAGAATTTGCAAAAATTCGAGGCACTCACCAAGAAGCACAAACAGGACACCGGACCGCCGATGAAGCGGCTGCATCTGAAGATGGAGGGCATACCGCCCTTCAATCCCAACAACTATCGCAAATCGCCAGCCGCCACCCAGATCCAGTTGCAGCCCGATGAGCCAACCACAGTCAAGACGCCCACATCCGCCAAATCCTTGAACGATGAGCTGGCCGAGGCAGCGGCCGCTGTGACGCAGCATTTTAAGGGCGGCGGCGATGGGTCACGCAGCGACTACGCGCTGTCCCGGGAACAGGAGGCGACAGGAGACGGCGACGTCTAA
- the LOC6632232 gene encoding RUN and FYVE domain-containing protein 2 isoform X4, whose product MSTDDLLVRHDKSDDSASTSPATPTSTATPAPNSSLNRLRDTFRRTENISSHIFNQISTQFSNAAAAAAASEVIDGTTTYPETPQTVATVSNAPVGSSAQPKRKKPARDTAEIERSNLVNICKLVVKELLEQSLRYGRMLDSDHLPLQHFFIVIEHVLGHGLRPKKGLLGPRKELWDLLQSVETYCPEAQDITASVRDLPTVRTHIGRARAWLRIALMQKKLSDYLQALIEHREDSLHDYYEPHALMMSDEIVVIMGILVGLNVIDCNLCVKEEDLDSQQGVIDFSLYLRSSSRSAESNEESGAPPAQLDAAGQGNMIAVLDQKNYIEELNRHLNATVGNLQAKVESLTTTNALMKEDLAIARNSLLALQAENQAMRQSASQQAAQSHSDNSSTGSGSDKDKEKDKDKVDGLSTELAEERKRSAELDKELKLQISLKAESDMAMKLLEKDIHEKQDTIVSLRRQLDDIKQINLEMYRKLQECKSSLTHKTELMSKLECQKEDMASTIEQLEKKWTNDKSNLGEILKNTSQTLSTQVNASEERAARAEAETRIEREWRVSLQEKELKLKEKIATLQACLKELNEEKQKSDKLKLDLEKAREQWSEAQTTLEELGIQLSMSKLKIAEYQDNERRQQQLLSGSSQSLQAMPETLSSPGIWAPDSITTQCTACTREFNLARRKHHCRSCGEIFCKACSQHTLPLLNAQGQPGRPVRVCDACYSATGK is encoded by the exons ATGAGTACGGACGATTTGTTGGTGCGCCATGATAAAAGCGACGACTCTGCGTCAACGTCGCCAGCAACGCCAACGTCAACGGCAACGCCTGCGCCCAATTCGTCATTGAATCGCCTGCGCGACACATTCCGTCGCACCGAAAACATCTCGTCTCATATTTTCAATCAGATTTCAACGCAATTCTCaaatgccgctgccgccgcggCCGCCTCCGAGGTTATCGATGGCACCACCACATACCCAGAGACGCCACAGACGGTGGCAACCGTTTCCAATGCGCCAGTGGGATCTTCCGCACAACCCAAACGCAAAAAGCCCG CACGTGACACGGCCGAGATAGAGCGCAGCAATTTGGTCAACATTTGCAAGCTGGTTGTCAAGGAGCTGCTGGAGCAATCGTTGCGCTATGGCCGTATGCTCGACTCGGATCATTTGCCGCTACAGCATTTCTTTATAGTTATTGAGCATGTTCTGGGGCATGGACTGCGACCCAAGAAGGGTCTGCTGGGGCCGCGCAAGGAGCTCTGGGACTTGCTGCAGAGTGTCGAAACCTATTGCCCCGAGGCGCAGGATATCACGGCCAGTGTAAGAGATCTACCCACGGTCCGGACACACATAGGACGCGCACGCGCCTGGCTACGCATTGCTCTCATGCAAAAGAAGCTATCCGATTACCTGCAGGCATTGATCGAGCATCGCGAGGATTCATTGCACGACTACTACGAACCGCATGCTCTGATGATGAGTGATGAG ATTGTTGTCATTATGGGCATTTTGGTGGGCCTAAATGTCATAGATTGCAATCTGTGTGTCAAGGAGGAGGATCTGGACTCGCAGCAGGGCGTCATCGACTTTTCGCTCTATCTACGCTCCAGCTCTCGCAGTGCTGAATCCAACGAGGAGTCCGGTGCGCCACCTGCCCAACTGGATGCCGCTGGGCAGGGCAACATGATTGCCGTGTTGGATCAAAAGAACTATATCGAAGAGCTCAATCGGCATTTGAA CGCCACTGTGGGCAATCTTCAGGCCAAGGTCGAGTCGCTGACCACCACCAATGCCTTGATGAAGGAGGATCTGGCCATAGCGCGCAACAGTTTGCTCGCCCTGCAGGCCGAGAACCAGGCCATGCGCCAGTCCGCCAGCCAACAGGCAGCACAAAGTCATTCGGACAACAGCTCCACGGGCAGTGGCAGTGACAAAGACAAGGAGAAGGACAAGGACAAGGTAGATGGCTTGAGCACGGAGCTGGCGGAGGAACGTAAACGCAGCGCCGAGCTGGATAAGGAACTCAAGCTGCAGATCTCCCTCAAAGCCGAATCCGATATGGCCATGAAACTGCTGGAGAAGGATATACATGAGAAACAGGACACGATTGTCTCGCTTCGCCGTCAACTGGATGACATCAAGCAAATCAACCTGGAGATGTATCGCAAACTGCAG GAATGCAAATCTTCGCTGACACACAAAACGGAGCTAATGAGCAAATTAGAGTGCCAAAAGGAAGATATGGCCAGCACAATTGAACAATTAGAGAAAAA ATGGACTAATGATAAAAGCAATTTGGGCGAGATATTGAAGAATACCTCACAGACGCTATCCACCCAGGTGAACGCTAGCGAGGAGCGTGCTGCACGCGCGGAGGCAGAGACGCGCATAGAGCGGGAATGGCGCGTATCCTTGCAGGAGAAGGAGCTTAAGTTAAAGGAGAAGATCGCCACGCTGCAAGCATGCCTCAAGGAGCTGAACGAGGAGAAGCAAAAGAGCGACAAGCTGAAATTGGATTTGGAGAAGGCGCGCGAGCAGTGGTCGGAGGCGCAGACAACGCTCGAGGAGCTGGGCATACAGCTGAGCATGAGCAAACTGAAGATAGCTGAATATCAGGACAACGagcgacgccagcagcagctgctctcCGGCTCATCGCAGTCGCTGCAGGCGATGCCGGAAACGTTGAGCTCTCCCGGCATTTGGGCGCCTGATTCGATAACCACACAATGCACTGCCTGCACCCGGGAATTCAATTTGGCGCGCCGGAAACACCATTGTCGCAGCTGTGGGGAGATCTTCTGCAAGGCCTGCTCCCAGCATACCCTGCCCCTGCTGAATGCCCAGGGTCAGCCGGGCCGGCCGGTGCGTGTGTGCGATGCATGCTATTCTGCCACTGGCAAATGA
- the LOC6632232 gene encoding protein RUFY3 isoform X2 — protein MRGLVDEAKKSKFGTANNNNNNNNLNHSSSSTSSGNMGSRGRTALASASTSRSLKGAMKTPTTTTATTGGAAKKLSPQVATKSKAAASSTAAAAATTTTTTTTTSSSHTASSSSVKSSAAKVQKGQNPPPQAQSTAAAAAAAAVSPPAPTPAPAAATLQPQTTQLQPYNNNSNTIALPKASHANTSEELAGGVQDTIYLCNFRVSVDGEWLCLKELQDIDVANGQKTVGGGAALINATGVAGGAGAGGAAGAGHVQHRTQTQHHQFGQRNSKRYSGLSTTSGGGTFEDNGIMAIENLIGRRLCDVVGSNALATATQQQHKNVGLIGGTLAEWSHLSRDTAEIERSNLVNICKLVVKELLEQSLRYGRMLDSDHLPLQHFFIVIEHVLGHGLRPKKGLLGPRKELWDLLQSVETYCPEAQDITASVRDLPTVRTHIGRARAWLRIALMQKKLSDYLQALIEHREDSLHDYYEPHALMMSDEIVVIMGILVGLNVIDCNLCVKEEDLDSQQGVIDFSLYLRSSSRSAESNEESGAPPAQLDAAGQGNMIAVLDQKNYIEELNRHLNATVGNLQAKVESLTTTNALMKEDLAIARNSLLALQAENQAMRQSASQQAAQSHSDNSSTGSGSDKDKEKDKDKVDGLSTELAEERKRSAELDKELKLQISLKAESDMAMKLLEKDIHEKQDTIVSLRRQLDDIKQINLEMYRKLQECEDELTQKGEMVSRLQTKASQIGNILQSLEKKYESKLVEQQQVSAGCGGDRSPNTRRQQNLQKFEALTKKHKQDTGPPMKRLHLKMEGIPPFNPNNYRKSPAATQIQLQPDEPTTVKTPTSAKSLNDELAEAAAAVTQHFKGGGDGSRSDYALSREQEATGDGDV, from the exons ATGCGTGGACTGGTTGACGAGGCAAAGAAGTCGAAATTCGGCacggccaacaacaacaacaataacaacaacctcaaccacagcagcagcagcaccagcagcggcaacatgGGTAGTCGAGGCAGGACAGCGCTGGCCAGTGCCAGCACATCTCGATCCTTGAAGGGTGCTATGAAAacgcccacaacaacaacagcaacaacaggcgGTGCGGCCAAAAAGCTGTCTCCACAAGTTGCTACAAAGTCCAAGGCAGCTGCgtcatcaacagcagcagcagcagcaacaacaacaacaacaacaaccaccaccagcagcagccacacagCAAGCAGCTCCAGCGTGAAGTCCAGTGCCGCAAAAGTCCAAAAGGGTCAGAATCCACCCCCACAGGCGCAGTCAacggccgcagcagcagcagcagcagccgtgtCCCCTCCTGCACCCACACCCGCACCTGCAGCAGCCACCCTGCAGCCACAGACAACGCAGCTGCAGCcgtacaacaataacagcaacacaaTTGCTTTACCCAAGGCATCGCATGCCAATACCAGCGAGGAGCTGGCCGGCGGCGTCCAGGACACCATTTACCTATGCAATTTTCGCGTCTCTGTGGACGGCGAATGGCTGTGCCTCAAGGAGCTGCAGGACATCGATGTGGCCAACGGACAGAAGACGGTGGGCGGCGGCGCAGCGCTTATAAATGCAACAGGAGTAGCTGGCGGTGCGGGTGCTGGTGGCGCCGCCGGTGCTGGCCACGTGCAGCACCGTACACAGACGCAACATCATCAGTTTGGGCAGCGCAACAGCAAACGCTACTCGGGCCTTTCGACAACCAGCGGCGGTGGCACATTCGAGGATAACGGTATTATGGCAATTGAAAATCTAATCGGTCGCCGTCTGTGCGACGTTGTCGGCTCAAATGCACTTGCAACGgcaacgcagcagcagcacaaaaatGTCGGCCTCATCGGTGGCACATTAGCTGAGTGGTCGCATCTCT CACGTGACACGGCCGAGATAGAGCGCAGCAATTTGGTCAACATTTGCAAGCTGGTTGTCAAGGAGCTGCTGGAGCAATCGTTGCGCTATGGCCGTATGCTCGACTCGGATCATTTGCCGCTACAGCATTTCTTTATAGTTATTGAGCATGTTCTGGGGCATGGACTGCGACCCAAGAAGGGTCTGCTGGGGCCGCGCAAGGAGCTCTGGGACTTGCTGCAGAGTGTCGAAACCTATTGCCCCGAGGCGCAGGATATCACGGCCAGTGTAAGAGATCTACCCACGGTCCGGACACACATAGGACGCGCACGCGCCTGGCTACGCATTGCTCTCATGCAAAAGAAGCTATCCGATTACCTGCAGGCATTGATCGAGCATCGCGAGGATTCATTGCACGACTACTACGAACCGCATGCTCTGATGATGAGTGATGAG ATTGTTGTCATTATGGGCATTTTGGTGGGCCTAAATGTCATAGATTGCAATCTGTGTGTCAAGGAGGAGGATCTGGACTCGCAGCAGGGCGTCATCGACTTTTCGCTCTATCTACGCTCCAGCTCTCGCAGTGCTGAATCCAACGAGGAGTCCGGTGCGCCACCTGCCCAACTGGATGCCGCTGGGCAGGGCAACATGATTGCCGTGTTGGATCAAAAGAACTATATCGAAGAGCTCAATCGGCATTTGAA CGCCACTGTGGGCAATCTTCAGGCCAAGGTCGAGTCGCTGACCACCACCAATGCCTTGATGAAGGAGGATCTGGCCATAGCGCGCAACAGTTTGCTCGCCCTGCAGGCCGAGAACCAGGCCATGCGCCAGTCCGCCAGCCAACAGGCAGCACAAAGTCATTCGGACAACAGCTCCACGGGCAGTGGCAGTGACAAAGACAAGGAGAAGGACAAGGACAAGGTAGATGGCTTGAGCACGGAGCTGGCGGAGGAACGTAAACGCAGCGCCGAGCTGGATAAGGAACTCAAGCTGCAGATCTCCCTCAAAGCCGAATCCGATATGGCCATGAAACTGCTGGAGAAGGATATACATGAGAAACAGGACACGATTGTCTCGCTTCGCCGTCAACTGGATGACATCAAGCAAATCAACCTGGAGATGTATCGCAAACTGCAG GAATGTGAAGATGAACTTACACAGAAGGGCGAGATGGTCTCTCGTTTGCAAACGAAAGCCTCACAAATTGGTAACATTTTACAATCGCTAGAAAAGAAATACGAATCCAAGCTcgtcgagcagcagcaggtgagCGCCGGCTGCGGCGGGGATCGTTCGCCCAACACGCGACGCCAGCAGAATTTGCAAAAATTCGAGGCACTCACCAAGAAGCACAAACAGGACACCGGACCGCCGATGAAGCGGCTGCATCTGAAGATGGAGGGCATACCGCCCTTCAATCCCAACAACTATCGCAAATCGCCAGCCGCCACCCAGATCCAGTTGCAGCCCGATGAGCCAACCACAGTCAAGACGCCCACATCCGCCAAATCCTTGAACGATGAGCTGGCCGAGGCAGCGGCCGCTGTGACGCAGCATTTTAAGGGCGGCGGCGATGGGTCACGCAGCGACTACGCGCTGTCCCGGGAACAGGAGGCGACAGGAGACGGCGACGTCTAA
- the LOC6632232 gene encoding RUN and FYVE domain-containing protein 2 isoform X1 yields the protein MRGLVDEAKKSKFGTANNNNNNNNLNHSSSSTSSGNMGSRGRTALASASTSRSLKGAMKTPTTTTATTGGAAKKLSPQVATKSKAAASSTAAAAATTTTTTTTTSSSHTASSSSVKSSAAKVQKGQNPPPQAQSTAAAAAAAAVSPPAPTPAPAAATLQPQTTQLQPYNNNSNTIALPKASHANTSEELAGGVQDTIYLCNFRVSVDGEWLCLKELQDIDVANGQKTVGGGAALINATGVAGGAGAGGAAGAGHVQHRTQTQHHQFGQRNSKRYSGLSTTSGGGTFEDNARDTAEIERSNLVNICKLVVKELLEQSLRYGRMLDSDHLPLQHFFIVIEHVLGHGLRPKKGLLGPRKELWDLLQSVETYCPEAQDITASVRDLPTVRTHIGRARAWLRIALMQKKLSDYLQALIEHREDSLHDYYEPHALMMSDEIVVIMGILVGLNVIDCNLCVKEEDLDSQQGVIDFSLYLRSSSRSAESNEESGAPPAQLDAAGQGNMIAVLDQKNYIEELNRHLNATVGNLQAKVESLTTTNALMKEDLAIARNSLLALQAENQAMRQSASQQAAQSHSDNSSTGSGSDKDKEKDKDKVDGLSTELAEERKRSAELDKELKLQISLKAESDMAMKLLEKDIHEKQDTIVSLRRQLDDIKQINLEMYRKLQECKSSLTHKTELMSKLECQKEDMASTIEQLEKKWTNDKSNLGEILKNTSQTLSTQVNASEERAARAEAETRIEREWRVSLQEKELKLKEKIATLQACLKELNEEKQKSDKLKLDLEKAREQWSEAQTTLEELGIQLSMSKLKIAEYQDNERRQQQLLSGSSQSLQAMPETLSSPGIWAPDSITTQCTACTREFNLARRKHHCRSCGEIFCKACSQHTLPLLNAQGQPGRPVRVCDACYSATGK from the exons ATGCGTGGACTGGTTGACGAGGCAAAGAAGTCGAAATTCGGCacggccaacaacaacaacaataacaacaacctcaaccacagcagcagcagcaccagcagcggcaacatgGGTAGTCGAGGCAGGACAGCGCTGGCCAGTGCCAGCACATCTCGATCCTTGAAGGGTGCTATGAAAacgcccacaacaacaacagcaacaacaggcgGTGCGGCCAAAAAGCTGTCTCCACAAGTTGCTACAAAGTCCAAGGCAGCTGCgtcatcaacagcagcagcagcagcaacaacaacaacaacaacaaccaccaccagcagcagccacacagCAAGCAGCTCCAGCGTGAAGTCCAGTGCCGCAAAAGTCCAAAAGGGTCAGAATCCACCCCCACAGGCGCAGTCAacggccgcagcagcagcagcagcagccgtgtCCCCTCCTGCACCCACACCCGCACCTGCAGCAGCCACCCTGCAGCCACAGACAACGCAGCTGCAGCcgtacaacaataacagcaacacaaTTGCTTTACCCAAGGCATCGCATGCCAATACCAGCGAGGAGCTGGCCGGCGGCGTCCAGGACACCATTTACCTATGCAATTTTCGCGTCTCTGTGGACGGCGAATGGCTGTGCCTCAAGGAGCTGCAGGACATCGATGTGGCCAACGGACAGAAGACGGTGGGCGGCGGCGCAGCGCTTATAAATGCAACAGGAGTAGCTGGCGGTGCGGGTGCTGGTGGCGCCGCCGGTGCTGGCCACGTGCAGCACCGTACACAGACGCAACATCATCAGTTTGGGCAGCGCAACAGCAAACGCTACTCGGGCCTTTCGACAACCAGCGGCGGTGGCACATTCGAGGATAACG CACGTGACACGGCCGAGATAGAGCGCAGCAATTTGGTCAACATTTGCAAGCTGGTTGTCAAGGAGCTGCTGGAGCAATCGTTGCGCTATGGCCGTATGCTCGACTCGGATCATTTGCCGCTACAGCATTTCTTTATAGTTATTGAGCATGTTCTGGGGCATGGACTGCGACCCAAGAAGGGTCTGCTGGGGCCGCGCAAGGAGCTCTGGGACTTGCTGCAGAGTGTCGAAACCTATTGCCCCGAGGCGCAGGATATCACGGCCAGTGTAAGAGATCTACCCACGGTCCGGACACACATAGGACGCGCACGCGCCTGGCTACGCATTGCTCTCATGCAAAAGAAGCTATCCGATTACCTGCAGGCATTGATCGAGCATCGCGAGGATTCATTGCACGACTACTACGAACCGCATGCTCTGATGATGAGTGATGAG ATTGTTGTCATTATGGGCATTTTGGTGGGCCTAAATGTCATAGATTGCAATCTGTGTGTCAAGGAGGAGGATCTGGACTCGCAGCAGGGCGTCATCGACTTTTCGCTCTATCTACGCTCCAGCTCTCGCAGTGCTGAATCCAACGAGGAGTCCGGTGCGCCACCTGCCCAACTGGATGCCGCTGGGCAGGGCAACATGATTGCCGTGTTGGATCAAAAGAACTATATCGAAGAGCTCAATCGGCATTTGAA CGCCACTGTGGGCAATCTTCAGGCCAAGGTCGAGTCGCTGACCACCACCAATGCCTTGATGAAGGAGGATCTGGCCATAGCGCGCAACAGTTTGCTCGCCCTGCAGGCCGAGAACCAGGCCATGCGCCAGTCCGCCAGCCAACAGGCAGCACAAAGTCATTCGGACAACAGCTCCACGGGCAGTGGCAGTGACAAAGACAAGGAGAAGGACAAGGACAAGGTAGATGGCTTGAGCACGGAGCTGGCGGAGGAACGTAAACGCAGCGCCGAGCTGGATAAGGAACTCAAGCTGCAGATCTCCCTCAAAGCCGAATCCGATATGGCCATGAAACTGCTGGAGAAGGATATACATGAGAAACAGGACACGATTGTCTCGCTTCGCCGTCAACTGGATGACATCAAGCAAATCAACCTGGAGATGTATCGCAAACTGCAG GAATGCAAATCTTCGCTGACACACAAAACGGAGCTAATGAGCAAATTAGAGTGCCAAAAGGAAGATATGGCCAGCACAATTGAACAATTAGAGAAAAA ATGGACTAATGATAAAAGCAATTTGGGCGAGATATTGAAGAATACCTCACAGACGCTATCCACCCAGGTGAACGCTAGCGAGGAGCGTGCTGCACGCGCGGAGGCAGAGACGCGCATAGAGCGGGAATGGCGCGTATCCTTGCAGGAGAAGGAGCTTAAGTTAAAGGAGAAGATCGCCACGCTGCAAGCATGCCTCAAGGAGCTGAACGAGGAGAAGCAAAAGAGCGACAAGCTGAAATTGGATTTGGAGAAGGCGCGCGAGCAGTGGTCGGAGGCGCAGACAACGCTCGAGGAGCTGGGCATACAGCTGAGCATGAGCAAACTGAAGATAGCTGAATATCAGGACAACGagcgacgccagcagcagctgctctcCGGCTCATCGCAGTCGCTGCAGGCGATGCCGGAAACGTTGAGCTCTCCCGGCATTTGGGCGCCTGATTCGATAACCACACAATGCACTGCCTGCACCCGGGAATTCAATTTGGCGCGCCGGAAACACCATTGTCGCAGCTGTGGGGAGATCTTCTGCAAGGCCTGCTCCCAGCATACCCTGCCCCTGCTGAATGCCCAGGGTCAGCCGGGCCGGCCGGTGCGTGTGTGCGATGCATGCTATTCTGCCACTGGCAAATGA